From Planktothrix serta PCC 8927:
ATGATTCCAGAGAACTTCATCCTGGCTATTTCCCAGAGGAATTGAACCATTTTCAGCAATCCAAGCTGCTTTAATCGTTTCTAAAATTGTTCGACTCGGACGAGTAATAGTTTCTATTTTCAGCCAATAGCAGCCTTGATTTTGACGGATAAAATGTTGTTTCAAACCCAGATAAATATCTCTGGAATATCCCACATATTGTAAAATCTTTTCTTGATTAAAAATGGCATAAACCCCAATTTGACCCTGAAGGGATTCCGGGATTTTACCATTTTCATCCAGATAGGGGATATAGTCTAAACTATTAAGGGGAGGAATTTCGGTTGGAGTAGTCATTGATGCAAAACACGCTTTTTCCCTGATTTTAAAGGGTTGAGTGCCAATTGTTGACAATTAGAGGCTAAATTTTTATGAAGCAAAATTCCATATTCTTGATTTCAATTGTTGATTGTTGGGGAATTTGAGTTAGCATGACTCTAGGATTGTATTAAGTCAGCAACGACCATGCAGAATAGTGAAGAATCATCAAAACCGTCACGCAACCCGGTCGATGGGTGGAAGTTAGCCGAGTATGTTTCAATTGCGGGAACCGCAGTAGGAACGCTGATTGCTGCATGGTATCAGCAAATTGTGTTTGCGGGAACACCCCTAACCTTTGCGTTGATCTTGAATATTATGAATCGTCAACGGTTTGAACAATATATGCGTCAAACGGTCGATGCTGCGGTTACAGATGTTCAAGGGGTCGTACAATCGTTACATGAGCAAATGCAAACCTTACCCCCGGAATCGAATGAACTTGATCCAATTACGGATGTATTGACGGAGTTACAACGGGTGACTCAACATTTAGAAAAAAATGCGCTGCGACAAGATGATTGGGAAGTGATGAATGTGCGGTTTAAGTTAATGCAAGAAGCTATAGATGAATTGAAAACATCAATAGAGACTTCTGCACCTGATTTGGAAGGTAATGATCAACAAGCATTAACAACCGCTTTAGAAGCATTGGTTAATCAATCTGTTACAGATTCAGCTACAATTCACACACAAATAGATCAGCTTTCTCAGCAAGTTAATACCTTACAAAAGGAACAACAAACTTTAATTAAACCTTATCTAAAACGTTTAGTTCGCGCTGTTCAAGCACTGCAAAACCGTTAAGAAAGCAGGGGACAGGGGGACAAGGGGAGCATTGAAGAAGAGAGGGGCGGGTTTAGTCAGATAAAAGCGTAAGAATTGAAGATAATTACAGAACCCGCCCCTACATTTTGTTGTTGAAAAAATCCCCTCGCATTTGAGCAATAATCAACAATTAAACCGTAGGGGCGGGTTCCGAGACGAGCTTTAATGATCAGTAATTATCTCCCTAAACCCGCCCTTTCTTTCTTTCTTCTGCTGGCTTCCCCGACACCTGAAACCCGACACCCGACACCTGTTAACAAATTATCGATATTCATCCCCACAATCCCCGATAATTTCCATTAAATCATGGGATGGGGAAAGAACGGAATTAAGGGCTTGATAATCTTCGGGATCAAGACTAAATTCAAAGACTTTTGCATTGTCTTCAATATGTTCAGAAATTCCTAATCTTGTTCCTACCATTGTTCCGGCGACGGTGGGTTGTTCTAGGATATAACGAACGGCGATATTAGGAATAGTGACGTGATGTTTTTGGGCGATCGCATTTAAGGTTATTAATAAAGTTTGAAATAAATTCCATCCTCCCCAAGCATCAATCATATTTTTATATTTTTTCAAGCTGACGGTTTCTAAACCTAATCTATTAGGTTCAGGTTGATCGAGATATTTTTCTGATAAAAATCCGCCACAAACAACACCATAGGGAAGTAATTTAATATTGTGAGTTTGACAAAATTCGGTCATTTTAGCTAAAGGACGACGATCAATCAGGGAAAACTGGACTTGATTGGATACTATTTTAATCCCATTTTCAACAATAATTTTTAAATGTTCGGTGTCAAAATTTGTTAAGGCTAAATGTTTAATTTTACCTGCGGTTTGCAACTCTGCCATATAATGTAAAGCATCTAAATAATTTTGATCCCGATAATCCCACCAATGAAATTGCAATAAATCCAGACAGTCTACCCCCATTCTTTGACGAGAAATATCAATATTTTTTTCCACAATACTTTTAGTCATTTTACCCGGACGAGGAACCCATTTGGTAAAGGCTTGAATCTGGGATAACGCCTCTTGTCCGCGAGTCGCTATCAATTGTCGTCTAAACTCACCGATAAAATCCTCAGCAGGGCCATAATGATCGGCGAGATCCCAAGTTGTATATCCCGCATCCAGATATTTAAACATACTCTCGATGGCAGCTTTAGTATCAATGCGTCCGTGAGCACCAGAAACTTGCCACATTCCATTTAAAAGGCGGCAAATATTCAGGTCTTCTGTGAATTGAAATCGGCTGGAAGCGGGTAATTTCATGCTCTACTGCTCCTGTACTGAATTGTTATAAATATAACACAAAAAGTAGAGAATTAAAGCCGATAATTCAGGTTATTTAAGAATTTTATTGAAAAAATACGAACTCTAAAATTGATTAGGCCGAGCGCTCGCCAAGGATTGTGTTAATCTAGGGTGTAGAAAAATATCAAGGCTTTTTTACTTTTTGATCTGTTGAAATAGATGGAATCCCCTGGCTTTAGCGATGGGGAGGATGTCAAAGAACTATTAATGATCAAGTCAACAACCCACCACTGACCTGAGTTATTGTTCATTGGGGGCTTGAAATACAGCCCGATTTGACCCGTCTAAGTCCTGATTAACTGCTTAGAGAATGACCACTCTTGAGGCGCAACGGTTTCCATTTCTGGAGATACTTATGCAACATAGACCCCGACCCCCGTTCCTCGGATCACGAATCGGAGTAACGATATAGCGAAAGTCTCTAGAGGGAAGAAAAATGATTTCGATCACCAAAATATCCCAATCAACAATGCAATCTAATTTACTGATTGTAACATCAGATACGCCCAGTATAGATGCCATTAACCTCATGAATGAAAGGGGTGATGACTGTGTTTTAGTAATTGACCAACAACAATTAATCGGAATTGTAACCGAACGAGATATTGTTCGGACAATTGCGGCTGGAATCCGTTTTGATCAAGTTCCAATTACCACGCTCATGACTCCTAATGTGATCACTTGTCAGGAATCAGAAGCGAAGGATTCTTTGCAAGTGATTCAAAAATTTCATCGCTATCGAATTCGCCATTTACCTATTATCAACTCCCAAGGAGAAGTTGTTGGAATGATTACCCCAAAACAGATTCGGGAGTATCTTACCCCTTACGATCTTCTGAAATTAAGGCGGGTTGAGGATGTGATGCAAATTCGGGTGATTCATGCACCCCCAACAACTTCTCTGAAACAGTTAGCGAACTTGATGACAACCTATCAAGTTAGTTGTATTGTAATTACCCAATTACAGAATCAAGAATTGATTCAACCGATTGGAATGATTACAGAACGAGATATGGTGCGATTACAACAGTTAAATCTGAATTTTGAATCGACCTTAGCAGAAAAGGTGATGAGTTCACCCGTGATCGAAATTCAAGCAAAACAGTCTTTATGGTCAGCCCATCAACAGATGCAACAGGATCAAATTCGGCGTTTAGTCGTGACAACAACAGAAGGAAATTTAATCGGAATTGTCACTCAAAGTCATATTTTACGGGTTCTTGATCCAGGCGAATTACTAGAAACAATTGATATTTTACAACATACCTTAGATCTGCAAACAGGACAACTTAAACAGGAAATGCAACTGGTACAGAGTTTAGTTCAACAAGAAGCCCGTTATCATCGCTTACTCGATAGTTTTCTCGAAATAGTCTGTTGTTATACTGTTAAAGGAACCTTAACTTTTATTAATCAAGCAGGTTGTCAATATTTGGGTCAGTCTGCTTCCGAATTACTCGGACAAAATATTTTTTCTCGGCTTCAGGAACACGAGCAAAACCTTTGGCGAGATCAAATGATTCATTTATTAGAAACCCACGAAGAAACCCTAACCTATCAGTATGTTATTGGGGAGGAATCCAATCAACAAAAGTGGTTAGAATGGACGGTACAGGTAATTCCAGATACCACAGGACAAAACACCGAATTTCAAGCCATTGGTCGAGATATTACCAAACGTAAACAAGTTGAACTTCAGCGACAACAGGATATTACCGAACTGATGACCTGGAAACATCGTTATGAATTGGCGGGTCAAGCGAGTGGTCAAATTTTCTGTGAATGGAATTCAGCCAAAAATCAGATGACCTGGGGTGGAAATACCCCTGAAATCTTAGGCTATTCTCAAACAGAATTACCCCTTCATTTAGAGGGTTTCTATCAGTTAGTACATCCCAACGATAGAGAACAACTTAAACAACAAGTGCAACAATTAATTACAACTCAATCTCCCTGTTTAATGGAATATCGACTGCGACGTCGAGATGGTGTTTATATTTGGGTAGAAGATAGAAGTCAATTCATTACCCATACTCAGGAAAATGACTTAATGTTAGTGGGATTTATTCAAGATATCACCTCCCGAAAACAAGTTGAAGCCGCGTTACGTCAATCAGAAGCAGAACTGCGGGCTGTTTTTGGGGCGATGTCGGATTTAGTCTTAACTTTAGATGATCAAGGACGGTATCTGAATATTATTACGAATAATCCCCAAATTCTGTATCAACCCGCCGAACAACTGATCGGAAAAACCCCCCATGAAATATTTCCGAAATCCCTCGCGGATCAGATATTAGAAACGGTGCAAAAAGCAATTCAAAGCCAGACTACTATTCACCTTGAGTATTGTTTAGAAATTGCAGAAAAAAATACTTGGTTTTCTGCTAATATTTCTCCTTTATCTCCATCCTCTGCTGTTGCGGTAATTCGAGATATTAGCGATCGCAAAGAAGTACAAGAAGCCTTACAAGAAACAAATTTAGCCTTAGCAGAAGCTCAAAAAATGGCTCATTTAGGCAGTTGGTCTTATGATTTGATCACCCAACAAATTCACTGGTCAGAGGAAAGCTTTTCTATTCATGGGTTAAGTCCTGATCAACAGGTTCCCAGCTATGAAGAATTACTAGAAGTTTTTACCCATCCCGATGATCGAGAACTGATTCGTTATCGCATGGAACAAGCGATTAACAATGGCAAACAATTTCAACAGGAAATTCGGATTTTTTGCCCCGATGGTTCT
This genomic window contains:
- a CDS encoding GIY-YIG nuclease family protein, yielding MTTPTEIPPLNSLDYIPYLDENGKIPESLQGQIGVYAIFNQEKILQYVGYSRDIYLGLKQHFIRQNQGCYWLKIETITRPSRTILETIKAAWIAENGSIPLGNSQDEVLWNHPISVKPLMTDEEQIAYQQTDEIGQEKLLKQVSRRVEEQILAELKMRGLQEEIRFNPKLKSKGLLDLK
- a CDS encoding aldo/keto reductase, whose amino-acid sequence is MKLPASSRFQFTEDLNICRLLNGMWQVSGAHGRIDTKAAIESMFKYLDAGYTTWDLADHYGPAEDFIGEFRRQLIATRGQEALSQIQAFTKWVPRPGKMTKSIVEKNIDISRQRMGVDCLDLLQFHWWDYRDQNYLDALHYMAELQTAGKIKHLALTNFDTEHLKIIVENGIKIVSNQVQFSLIDRRPLAKMTEFCQTHNIKLLPYGVVCGGFLSEKYLDQPEPNRLGLETVSLKKYKNMIDAWGGWNLFQTLLITLNAIAQKHHVTIPNIAVRYILEQPTVAGTMVGTRLGISEHIEDNAKVFEFSLDPEDYQALNSVLSPSHDLMEIIGDCGDEYR
- a CDS encoding diguanylate cyclase domain-containing protein, translating into MQSNLLIVTSDTPSIDAINLMNERGDDCVLVIDQQQLIGIVTERDIVRTIAAGIRFDQVPITTLMTPNVITCQESEAKDSLQVIQKFHRYRIRHLPIINSQGEVVGMITPKQIREYLTPYDLLKLRRVEDVMQIRVIHAPPTTSLKQLANLMTTYQVSCIVITQLQNQELIQPIGMITERDMVRLQQLNLNFESTLAEKVMSSPVIEIQAKQSLWSAHQQMQQDQIRRLVVTTTEGNLIGIVTQSHILRVLDPGELLETIDILQHTLDLQTGQLKQEMQLVQSLVQQEARYHRLLDSFLEIVCCYTVKGTLTFINQAGCQYLGQSASELLGQNIFSRLQEHEQNLWRDQMIHLLETHEETLTYQYVIGEESNQQKWLEWTVQVIPDTTGQNTEFQAIGRDITKRKQVELQRQQDITELMTWKHRYELAGQASGQIFCEWNSAKNQMTWGGNTPEILGYSQTELPLHLEGFYQLVHPNDREQLKQQVQQLITTQSPCLMEYRLRRRDGVYIWVEDRSQFITHTQENDLMLVGFIQDITSRKQVEAALRQSEAELRAVFGAMSDLVLTLDDQGRYLNIITNNPQILYQPAEQLIGKTPHEIFPKSLADQILETVQKAIQSQTTIHLEYCLEIAEKNTWFSANISPLSPSSAVAVIRDISDRKEVQEALQETNLALAEAQKMAHLGSWSYDLITQQIHWSEESFSIHGLSPDQQVPSYEELLEVFTHPDDRELIRYRMEQAINNGKQFQQEIRIFCPDGSLHYILIKCQRVINEQGQIIRLFGTLLDITERKQIEETLRQLLKRERVVTEITQRIRQSLNLEEILNTTVLEIRKLLQTDRVLIYRCEPNETATVIVQSLGVEWISLWGQQIPSIYLTQEQCMIPFSQGCLHNISDIYIANLKTDQLHWLEQCQVRACLGVPIIEGEVLWGFLMAHHCACPREWAYWELDLLEQFAAQVSIAIHQSQLYEKTQQQAQREKGLRRVIQAMSQSLDLETIFSTATFEIGQLLNVDRVSIAQYLADQNHWIMVASTTQSLDIPDAIGIMISDENNLISAQLKQQKVIRISNFQNDGTQPLNQNFAEMNSGALLIVPLWVGSCIWGSLSLYRHHQTWIWQDPEVELACTLVEQLQVAIQQSQLYQQLQIANKRLEGLVMMDGLTQVANRRRFDEYLTQEWKRATREQHPLALIFCDVDYFKNYNDQYGHLAGDECLIKVAQALDGSVRRPGDLVARYGGEEFAIILPQTSIPGAVQVAEIITETLKFLQIPHETSLISSHLTVSMGIASLIPALNSSPQVLIEAADQALYQAKAQGRNSYIVYISPESE